GTGAACCACACAATCGGCCATGTGATGGGGCCGGGCGACCCGTTCGAAATCTCGGTTGCCGATATCGCCTTCTGGAACCAGGTGGTGCGCCACAATGCCGATGCGCTGACGCTCGTGCGCTCGGTTGCCGATATCAAGGAAGCGAAGCAAAGCGGGCGCTGCGGCATCATTCTCGGCTTCCAGAATACAACGATGCTGGGCGACGACGCGGAGCGGGTGGATACCTTCGCCGGGCTTGGTGTGAAGATCATCCAGCTGACCTATAACGACCGCAACCGGGTCGGCGATGGCTCGATGGTCGCCGAAAACCGGGGCCTGACTGCCTTTGGCCGTGAGGTGGTGGAACGCCTGAACCATGTCCGTGTGCTCGTTGATCTCAGCCACTCGGGCGAACAGACCTGCCTAGATGCCGTGAAGGCCAGCAAGCGACCGATCTGGATTTCGCACACCGGCTGCCGGGCGCTCGCCGACACGCCGCGCAACAAGACGGACGTCGAACTCCGCGCCGTTGCCGAAAAGGGTGGCATGGTCGGCATCTATTTCATGCCGTTCCTTCGGGACGACAGCTTCGCGATGGCGGAGGACGCCGTCCGCCATATCGAGCATGCCATCGATATCTGCGGCGAGGATCATGTGGGCATCGGCACCGATGGCGGCACCACGGCGGTTGATGATGTGGATGCTTTCCGCGCCGTTATCGCCCGCGAGATCGAGGAGCGCCGCAAGGCCGGCATCTCGGCCAAGGGGGAAAAGCCCGGCGTCGTCACCTTCCTGCCTGACATGCAGGGGCCGGATCAGTTCCGCATGCTCGCGGCCATGCTTTCAAAGCGCGGGCATTCGACCGGCCGGATCGAGAAGATTCTGGGGCAAAACAGCCTCGCTT
The Gimibacter soli DNA segment above includes these coding regions:
- a CDS encoding dipeptidase: MQRRDFLKTLAGSTAALWALKAGGAAAFAGDGAWPGYDKAFVINNLGGLSDPNLRLKDYEAEGIDKKTFVVSPRILADLKASGMTAVNHTIGHVMGPGDPFEISVADIAFWNQVVRHNADALTLVRSVADIKEAKQSGRCGIILGFQNTTMLGDDAERVDTFAGLGVKIIQLTYNDRNRVGDGSMVAENRGLTAFGREVVERLNHVRVLVDLSHSGEQTCLDAVKASKRPIWISHTGCRALADTPRNKTDVELRAVAEKGGMVGIYFMPFLRDDSFAMAEDAVRHIEHAIDICGEDHVGIGTDGGTTAVDDVDAFRAVIAREIEERRKAGISAKGEKPGVVTFLPDMQGPDQFRMLAAMLSKRGHSTGRIEKILGQNSLAFMREIWGA